The genomic stretch ACCGCAACCCGTTGGCGTTGACCACCGGAAAGTTCGTTTGGTTTGTGGTCCATTCTGTCCGATAGGCTAACGTTACCCAAAACCACCGTGGCTTTCTTTTCTCGTTCTGCTTTAGGAATGCCAGCGTAAATAAGCGGGAGCATTACATTCTCAAGAGAGGTGTAGCGTGGTAATAAGTTGAATGTTTGGAATACAAATCCAATTTCCTTATTTCGAATGTCGGCAAGCTGGTCATCGCTCATTTTGCTCACATCCGTATTGTTTAGGATATATACACCCGAGGTGGGGGTGTCAAGGCATCCCAGAATATTCATAAGGGTTGATTTTCCCGAGCCGGATGGTCCCATTATGGCTACGTATTCGTTGGTCGAGATAGAAATGGTAACCCCGTTAAGAGCCTTTACTACTTGTGTCCCAACTTTGTAGTATTTTGTAATTCCTTCTATTGAAATCAAATTTTTTCGTGACATATCATTAATGTGTTAGTAGCGTACAGTGTAATGCTGCTTTTGCAACTTCTTGTTGGTGAAAATTATCCCAAATCTAAACAAATCTACTGAAACTCTGC from Williamwhitmania taraxaci encodes the following:
- a CDS encoding ABC transporter ATP-binding protein, which gives rise to MSRKNLISIEGITKYYKVGTQVVKALNGVTISISTNEYVAIMGPSGSGKSTLMNILGCLDTPTSGVYILNNTDVSKMSDDQLADIRNKEIGFVFQTFNLLPRYTSLENVMLPLIYAGIPKAEREKKATVVLGNVSLSDRMDHKPNELSGGQRQRVAVARALVNDPSIILADEPTGNLDSKTSIDIMNLFEDIYNQGNTIIVVTHEEEIAMHARRIIRLRDGLIESDKINNEPVGIRKVKQMM